The proteins below are encoded in one region of Methanomassiliicoccus luminyensis B10:
- the cobN gene encoding cobaltochelatase subunit CobN, with protein MEVAGPEDKEYAMSGDILEEGNAGGTVGRRMRIVNLSIQSTDAKMLVGPVSEVEEELGINIDLFCANAADVDEDVLMYQRLVAATEGADFVFIRCMSDPGKFKWFERYEAVLRSIKGRVLLFSGNAEVRLLYRDLFNGSDQDFFILCKYFGYRGHLNDKGIILWAYKAQIDPDYQLPEPVKQRPDGIYHPDFDKDVSFEEYLRHLKKDAPTAGIMMMGNVWVYDNLEYIDVLIRELEGRGMNVIPIFFSAAVSSSTDLCSTADVCERYFMDEGRPRVDVLIINSPFSQLANSKKTSGMFTPDEENFFRREMNVPVIQAMTVTGHYRDYEECTADMTKAEVSSQVAWPEVDGQIIAVPIGCSTDSPKSVRRTAPIQDRIEHIAALAYNWARLGRTPVSERKVAILMYQSRPDSGRIGNAASLDVIESVYEMLKTMRDLGYSLDHVPGSSRELIDEILENVTNDFNWMPPGEITRKAADLVGEREYRGHFDKLSDFNKRSMMESWGKPPGEICVEGGKIVIPGLRNGNVFIGYQPLRGWAEQSGSIYHDPVLAATHQYLEYYRWLQYDFGAHAVVHMGTHGTLEWLPGKSVGMSSKCYPDIILNAMPHIYPYVIDDPGEGIQAKRRSEAVLIGHLNATMARAGEYDDLAAVDVPLQEYFKCKASASDDRKRTLVQQIYEASRKASLLNDLNVPDSTGPESFEGHLGKLHDYLTEVKDALVRDGLHVLGRCPREHHLDEAVYSLTRLANGDVPSLRDSLGETMGVDTDAALNAPSELSGSGELNSALLDRVDDELQLILSEMRGMDYDTDRCVSFVRERHPNMTPSLTTVLGYICGTLVPNLKRTSDEITHMMGGFEGKYVLPGPSGAPTRGNAHILPMGRNYYGIDPDSIPTPASWATGVRMADQMIEHYISEKGTYPREIGFIIWATDTMKTGGDDVAYILWLMGVRPVWSRTGGQVIDLEIIPPSELKRPRIDVTVRITGLFRDTFPNLIDMIDDAVHLISDLDETDEENYLAANLRRDIIQGLQEGIAVDEVRRRSSVRIFGCPPGAYGPGVNHAIESSDWETVKDLADIYIAWGSCAYGRGINGESMKDEFIKRFGKVSVTVKNMPDREIDLFDMDDVYGYLGGLNAFVRQYGNPDAMSVMGDGSNPERLKIRDTKEECRFVFRSKVLNPKFINGLKEHGYRGAAEMANLTEYVFGWDATSDVIDDWMYEQLAEKYALDQETKEWMTNVNPHALMNIISRLQEAIERGLWDASDEMRERLKDLFIEAEGRLEEISDR; from the coding sequence ATGGAAGTAGCCGGGCCTGAAGACAAGGAGTATGCTATGTCTGGAGATATCCTCGAAGAGGGCAATGCTGGCGGGACGGTCGGCCGGCGAATGAGAATAGTGAACCTTTCCATACAGAGCACCGACGCTAAGATGCTGGTCGGGCCGGTCAGCGAAGTCGAGGAAGAGCTGGGCATCAACATAGACCTCTTTTGCGCCAACGCAGCAGACGTGGACGAGGACGTTCTCATGTACCAGAGGCTGGTGGCCGCCACCGAGGGGGCCGACTTCGTCTTCATCAGGTGCATGTCCGATCCCGGCAAGTTCAAGTGGTTCGAAAGGTACGAGGCCGTGCTGAGGTCCATCAAGGGCCGCGTATTGCTTTTCTCCGGCAATGCGGAGGTGCGGCTCCTTTATCGCGACCTCTTCAATGGTTCAGACCAGGACTTCTTCATTCTGTGCAAATACTTTGGGTACAGGGGCCACCTTAACGACAAGGGCATTATCCTCTGGGCGTACAAGGCCCAGATCGACCCGGACTATCAGCTTCCGGAGCCAGTGAAGCAGAGGCCCGATGGGATATATCACCCTGATTTCGACAAGGATGTTTCCTTCGAGGAGTACCTGAGACATCTGAAGAAGGATGCTCCCACGGCAGGCATAATGATGATGGGGAACGTGTGGGTGTACGACAACCTGGAGTACATCGACGTCCTGATAAGGGAGCTGGAAGGGAGGGGCATGAACGTGATTCCCATCTTCTTCTCCGCCGCCGTGAGCTCGTCAACGGACCTGTGCAGCACCGCGGACGTATGCGAGCGCTACTTCATGGACGAGGGGAGGCCGCGGGTGGACGTGCTGATAATCAACTCCCCATTCTCGCAGCTCGCCAATTCCAAAAAGACCTCCGGCATGTTCACGCCCGACGAGGAGAACTTTTTCAGGCGCGAGATGAACGTGCCCGTAATCCAGGCCATGACGGTCACCGGGCATTACCGCGACTATGAGGAATGTACCGCGGACATGACCAAGGCCGAGGTGTCCTCGCAGGTGGCGTGGCCGGAGGTCGACGGACAGATCATCGCTGTCCCGATAGGTTGCTCCACCGACTCTCCCAAGTCCGTGAGGAGGACCGCCCCGATCCAGGACCGCATAGAGCATATCGCGGCGCTTGCGTACAACTGGGCGAGGCTGGGCAGGACGCCCGTGTCCGAGAGGAAAGTGGCGATCCTTATGTACCAGTCCAGGCCAGACTCCGGCCGCATAGGCAACGCCGCCTCTTTGGATGTCATCGAGAGCGTCTACGAGATGCTGAAGACGATGAGGGACCTGGGATACTCCCTGGACCACGTTCCCGGGTCCAGCAGGGAGCTGATAGACGAGATACTGGAGAACGTGACCAATGATTTCAACTGGATGCCCCCCGGAGAGATAACCAGGAAAGCCGCGGACCTCGTCGGCGAGAGAGAGTACAGGGGACATTTTGACAAGCTTTCCGATTTCAACAAAAGGTCCATGATGGAAAGTTGGGGAAAGCCTCCCGGAGAGATATGCGTGGAGGGCGGGAAGATAGTGATCCCAGGCCTGAGGAACGGCAATGTATTCATCGGCTACCAGCCCCTGAGGGGATGGGCGGAGCAGAGCGGCTCGATATATCACGATCCGGTGCTGGCGGCCACGCACCAGTACCTGGAATACTACCGCTGGCTGCAGTACGATTTCGGCGCGCACGCGGTCGTCCACATGGGGACCCATGGGACATTGGAGTGGCTGCCGGGCAAGAGCGTCGGAATGTCCTCCAAGTGCTACCCCGACATCATTCTCAACGCCATGCCTCACATCTACCCTTACGTCATCGATGACCCCGGCGAGGGCATACAGGCAAAAAGGAGGTCCGAGGCGGTGCTGATAGGGCATCTCAACGCCACGATGGCGAGGGCGGGCGAGTACGACGACCTCGCAGCCGTGGACGTCCCCCTGCAGGAATACTTCAAGTGCAAGGCATCGGCCTCCGATGACAGGAAAAGGACATTGGTGCAGCAGATCTACGAGGCTTCGAGAAAAGCCTCCCTGCTCAACGATCTGAACGTTCCCGATAGCACCGGGCCAGAGAGTTTCGAGGGTCATCTGGGAAAGCTGCATGACTACCTCACGGAGGTCAAGGACGCCTTGGTGAGGGATGGTCTGCACGTTCTGGGCAGATGTCCGCGCGAGCACCATTTGGACGAGGCGGTGTACTCCCTGACCCGGCTGGCCAACGGGGATGTCCCTTCTCTCAGGGACTCCCTCGGTGAGACCATGGGAGTGGACACGGACGCGGCCCTGAACGCTCCGTCCGAGCTGTCGGGTTCCGGCGAGCTCAACAGCGCCCTGCTGGACAGGGTCGACGATGAGCTCCAGCTCATCCTGTCGGAAATGCGGGGGATGGACTATGACACGGACAGGTGCGTCTCGTTCGTCAGGGAGAGGCACCCGAACATGACCCCGTCCCTGACGACGGTCTTGGGATACATATGCGGAACGCTGGTCCCCAACCTAAAGAGGACGTCCGACGAGATCACCCACATGATGGGGGGGTTCGAGGGCAAATACGTCCTGCCGGGACCCTCTGGCGCCCCCACCCGGGGCAACGCCCACATACTGCCCATGGGGCGAAACTACTACGGCATAGATCCCGACTCCATACCGACCCCGGCATCCTGGGCCACCGGGGTGAGGATGGCGGATCAGATGATAGAGCACTACATCAGCGAGAAGGGGACGTATCCCCGGGAGATAGGCTTCATCATCTGGGCTACGGACACCATGAAGACAGGGGGAGATGACGTGGCCTATATCTTGTGGCTCATGGGCGTGCGGCCGGTGTGGTCTCGCACCGGGGGGCAGGTCATCGACCTTGAGATCATACCCCCTTCTGAGCTGAAGAGGCCCCGGATCGATGTCACGGTACGCATTACAGGATTGTTCAGGGATACCTTTCCCAATCTCATCGATATGATCGATGACGCCGTGCACTTGATATCTGACCTCGACGAGACCGATGAAGAGAACTATTTGGCAGCAAATCTGAGAAGGGACATAATACAGGGCCTTCAGGAAGGGATCGCCGTGGACGAGGTGCGTCGGCGTTCGTCCGTGAGGATCTTCGGCTGCCCGCCGGGGGCCTACGGTCCGGGCGTGAACCACGCCATAGAGTCCAGCGACTGGGAGACCGTGAAGGATCTCGCGGACATATATATCGCCTGGGGAAGTTGCGCCTATGGCCGCGGCATCAACGGGGAATCCATGAAGGATGAGTTCATCAAGCGGTTCGGCAAGGTATCGGTCACTGTTAAGAACATGCCGGACCGGGAGATCGACCTTTTCGACATGGATGATGTATACGGATATCTCGGGGGGCTCAACGCGTTCGTGCGGCAGTATGGGAACCCTGATGCCATGTCGGTTATGGGGGACGGGTCCAACCCCGAGAGGCTGAAGATCAGGGATACCAAGGAGGAGTGCAGGTTCGTGTTCAGGAGCAAAGTGCTCAACCCCAAGTTCATCAACGGGCTGAAAGAGCACGGGTATCGCGGCGCCGCAGAGATGGCGAACCTGACCGAATATGTATTTGGATGGGATGCCACGTCCGACGTCATTGACGATTGGATGTACGAGCAGCTGGCCGAAAAATACGCCCTTGATCAGGAGACCAAGGAGTGGATGACGAATGTCAATCCCCATGCCCTCATGAACATTATCAGCAGGCTCCAGGAGGCCATAGAGAGGGGGTTGTGGGACGCGTCTGACGAGATGAGGGAGAGGCTGAAGGACCTGTTCATAGAGGCGGAGGGGAGGCTGGAGGAGATATCCGACCGGTAG
- a CDS encoding ABC transporter ATP-binding protein: MTDIIVAEKLVKKYNGKAAVNGIDLRVRKGEVFGFLGPNGAGKTTTVRLLSSLATIDEGRILIDGHDIVKEPIEAKSCMGVIQQHISLDKDLTVKENMMQHAMYHKIPRSQREPRIAELVKYAGLEKYLDHMVNSLSGGWKRRVAIVCALFHKPALLFLDEPTAGLDIQARRLLWDLIRQLNKDGTTIFLTTHYIEEAEALCDRVGIIDEGEIIALGTPKELCGKLGSTAVEYFGDSKKTQYKYFQGRDEANEFIRTLGGEETVILRNTSLEDCFVELTGKTVGDA; the protein is encoded by the coding sequence TTGACAGATATAATAGTCGCTGAGAAGTTGGTCAAGAAGTACAATGGCAAGGCTGCCGTTAACGGCATCGACCTCAGGGTAAGAAAGGGAGAGGTGTTCGGGTTCCTGGGACCGAACGGGGCCGGCAAGACCACCACCGTCCGCTTGTTGTCATCGCTGGCGACCATAGATGAAGGAAGGATACTGATCGACGGCCACGATATCGTCAAGGAGCCCATCGAAGCCAAAAGCTGCATGGGAGTGATACAGCAGCACATCAGCTTGGACAAGGACCTCACCGTAAAGGAGAACATGATGCAGCACGCCATGTATCACAAGATACCTCGGTCGCAGAGGGAGCCTAGGATAGCCGAGCTGGTCAAGTACGCGGGGCTGGAAAAGTACCTCGATCACATGGTAAACTCCCTTTCGGGAGGATGGAAGCGCAGGGTGGCAATAGTCTGCGCCCTCTTCCACAAGCCCGCATTACTATTCCTAGACGAACCGACCGCGGGACTGGACATCCAGGCCCGGAGACTTCTTTGGGACCTCATCCGCCAGCTGAACAAGGACGGTACTACGATATTCCTCACGACCCACTATATAGAGGAGGCGGAGGCCTTGTGCGACAGGGTGGGGATAATCGATGAAGGGGAGATCATTGCCCTGGGAACTCCTAAGGAGCTCTGCGGAAAGCTGGGGTCAACGGCCGTGGAATATTTCGGCGACAGTAAAAAGACACAATATAAATACTTCCAGGGAAGGGACGAGGCCAATGAGTTCATAAGGACATTGGGAGGGGAGGAGACCGTGATACTGAGGAACACGAGCCTGGAGGATTGCTTTGTGGAATTGACCGGCAAGACGGTTGGTGATGCCTGA
- a CDS encoding ABC transporter permease: MFETAKEVYYVSWSDIRFMMHNIVNVILMSLMSPLLYLIAFGFGLGNNITAQGVPYIAFMIPGIVALTSLSSSFTSTSTRLNVQRLFYRSFDEMLMCPLKSTSIVLGKTMLGFIRGLLSCAVIFTIGLFLTPYLSLTPLFIVSVLLSCFTFSCLGVTAALLAKSHQSMATFNTLVILPMTFLCGTFFSIDSLPEVFQWILYAVPLTHSSVCIRAAALGWSFPWISLVVLAAFAVAFFLINIYLLKTRRV; the protein is encoded by the coding sequence ATGTTCGAGACCGCCAAGGAGGTCTATTACGTCTCCTGGTCGGACATCCGGTTCATGATGCATAACATCGTGAACGTGATCCTCATGAGCCTCATGAGCCCTTTGCTATATCTGATAGCGTTCGGGTTCGGGCTGGGCAACAATATCACTGCGCAAGGCGTCCCCTATATCGCGTTCATGATCCCGGGCATAGTAGCCCTCACATCACTGTCATCCTCTTTTACGTCCACATCCACGAGGCTCAATGTCCAGAGGCTCTTCTACCGCAGCTTCGACGAGATGCTGATGTGCCCCCTGAAGTCCACTTCCATAGTGCTCGGAAAGACCATGCTGGGATTCATACGCGGCCTGCTGAGCTGCGCCGTGATATTCACGATAGGGCTGTTCCTGACACCATATCTCAGCCTGACGCCTCTCTTCATCGTCAGCGTCCTGCTGTCCTGCTTCACGTTCTCGTGCCTAGGCGTGACCGCTGCGCTTCTGGCCAAGTCCCATCAGAGCATGGCGACGTTCAATACCCTGGTCATCCTCCCGATGACCTTCCTATGCGGCACTTTCTTTTCGATAGACAGCCTCCCTGAGGTGTTCCAGTGGATCCTCTACGCGGTACCCCTGACCCACTCCAGCGTGTGCATCAGAGCGGCCGCCCTAGGCTGGTCGTTCCCATGGATATCTTTGGTGGTCCTGGCGGCCTTCGCGGTGGCATTCTTCCTGATCAACATCTATCTGCTGAAGACCAGGAGGGTGTGA
- a CDS encoding tetratricopeptide repeat protein translates to METYKDVKDPEQKGREHFREGLRAMGNESGIPRAKDLFTLAVEEGCTEAMVNLGAIYSQGDQTDKETALSLFMRAAAAEDAVGMRNVGYFHALGIGVPRDKKLAAEWYEKAALKGNARAQCNLGVLYAFGNGVPQNYEKAAYWYKRSAENGYSRGQTNLGVLLIQGKGVEMNPLAAAYWFARSQSPRALYYLARLYLQGEGVPYDADEGWRLMRSSVAGGYSKALVAVAHTVEGTDPERSVDMYRAAAGKGSEEAKKRLAELGIAVPTAKGKQ, encoded by the coding sequence TTGGAGACATACAAGGATGTGAAGGATCCCGAGCAAAAGGGGCGGGAACATTTCCGCGAGGGATTGAGAGCAATGGGCAATGAGAGTGGGATCCCTAGGGCGAAAGACCTCTTCACCTTGGCCGTCGAGGAAGGCTGCACCGAAGCGATGGTGAACCTTGGAGCAATATATTCTCAGGGAGATCAGACAGATAAGGAGACGGCCCTTTCCCTTTTCATGCGTGCGGCCGCTGCCGAGGATGCAGTGGGGATGAGAAATGTCGGTTACTTCCACGCTTTGGGGATCGGTGTGCCCAGGGACAAGAAGCTCGCTGCTGAGTGGTATGAAAAGGCTGCGCTGAAGGGAAATGCCCGGGCGCAATGCAATCTGGGCGTCCTTTACGCATTCGGCAACGGAGTGCCCCAGAACTATGAAAAAGCGGCATACTGGTACAAGAGGTCTGCGGAGAACGGATACTCGCGCGGACAGACCAACCTCGGCGTGTTGCTCATCCAAGGCAAGGGTGTGGAAATGAACCCCCTGGCCGCGGCATATTGGTTCGCCCGGTCTCAGTCGCCCCGGGCGCTCTACTATTTGGCCCGCCTCTACCTGCAAGGGGAGGGGGTCCCCTACGACGCTGACGAAGGATGGCGGCTGATGAGGTCATCTGTGGCAGGCGGCTATTCCAAAGCCTTGGTGGCCGTGGCCCACACCGTCGAAGGGACGGACCCCGAACGGTCCGTGGATATGTACCGTGCCGCTGCCGGAAAGGGAAGCGAGGAAGCCAAGAAAAGGCTGGCTGAGCTGGGGATCGCCGTTCCGACCGCCAAAGGGAAGCAATAA
- a CDS encoding FecCD family ABC transporter permease, producing MNYPQHHVRADEASAAQEGPEVSGKVANAGGHDGMKSEYHRYTERKILFITACIIAAFLLLGISICIGAAGIDFWEAYDLLFKHLAGTTYDMGTVPFIHDYVIWNVRLPRALFALVGGAGLAVGGAVMQSVMRNPLADPYTTGISSGALLGVAVAIILGLTVSGSHLNDVGLVVNAFIFALIPMAFIMVIAPMSNSSPATLILAGVTVSYIFNALTTVLMISTDAEELAIVYRWQVGSLSMITWNSLPIMVIANIAGAVAVMVVARQLNVLALGDDNAKSLGLNANNMRVLCVMITSFMVASVISCVGIIGFIGLICPHIIRILIDSDNRFVIPASAALGGVFLLGADILARCLSPIDAIPVGVILSFVGAPIFLYLIIRQKKAMW from the coding sequence ATGAACTATCCCCAGCACCACGTTCGAGCTGACGAAGCCAGTGCAGCGCAGGAAGGCCCTGAGGTCAGCGGCAAGGTGGCTAACGCGGGCGGACATGACGGGATGAAGAGCGAATACCACCGCTATACTGAGAGAAAAATCCTGTTCATTACTGCGTGCATCATTGCCGCGTTCCTCCTGCTGGGCATTTCCATATGTATAGGCGCTGCGGGCATCGATTTCTGGGAAGCTTATGATCTTCTGTTCAAGCATCTCGCCGGCACAACTTACGACATGGGCACTGTTCCGTTCATCCACGATTATGTCATCTGGAATGTGAGGCTGCCCCGCGCATTGTTCGCCCTTGTAGGGGGCGCTGGACTGGCTGTCGGCGGAGCGGTCATGCAGAGCGTCATGAGGAACCCCTTGGCCGACCCATACACCACCGGCATATCCTCCGGCGCCCTCCTGGGTGTGGCCGTGGCCATAATCCTCGGCCTTACCGTCTCCGGCTCCCATCTCAACGATGTTGGGCTGGTGGTCAACGCGTTCATCTTCGCCCTGATACCGATGGCGTTCATCATGGTCATCGCTCCCATGAGCAACTCCTCCCCGGCGACGCTGATACTGGCGGGAGTGACCGTATCCTACATCTTCAACGCGCTGACCACGGTGCTCATGATCTCCACCGATGCGGAGGAGCTGGCCATAGTGTACCGGTGGCAGGTCGGGTCCCTTTCCATGATCACATGGAACAGCCTGCCCATAATGGTCATCGCCAACATCGCCGGGGCGGTGGCAGTGATGGTGGTAGCCAGACAGCTGAATGTCCTTGCGCTGGGAGACGATAATGCCAAGAGCCTCGGGCTCAACGCCAACAACATGAGGGTCCTCTGCGTCATGATAACCTCGTTCATGGTCGCGTCGGTCATAAGCTGCGTGGGCATCATCGGGTTCATCGGGCTGATCTGCCCGCACATCATACGGATATTGATAGACTCGGACAACCGGTTCGTCATACCGGCCTCCGCGGCCCTGGGCGGGGTGTTCCTGCTGGGCGCGGACATTTTGGCCCGCTGCCTTTCTCCCATCGATGCCATTCCCGTGGGTGTCATCCTCTCCTTCGTGGGCGCCCCGATCTTCCTCTACCTGATCATCCGGCAAAAGAAAGCGATGTGGTAA
- a CDS encoding FecCD family ABC transporter permease gives MDAFVESYKANSRRKVRLSLVTIIITAAVALFSICVSKYPVGLAEAYGIVYNNLHHIEPVTYVERLKDYIVWEGFVPRAIAGVLIGAILAVGGAVMQTIIKNPLTDSYTTGISSGALFGVTTFIVLGFSIVPGLTGDLGMIVNAFVFALVPALIIMFFSLFRRVTPTAMVLIGIAVMYIFNASTTLMKYVCTEDDLATIYAWSVGTLGKATWDSVPYLLGSFILIFAVMMVQSRTLSVMSTNDNVAKTLGIEPLRVRLICMLVISMTTAVAVCFTGTIGFVGLVSPHIARILVGSNARFLIPSSASIGAFMLIASDCLARVVGNTGVPVGVVTALLGGPVFLLILIKQRKGAW, from the coding sequence ATGGACGCATTCGTCGAATCGTACAAGGCCAACTCCCGGAGGAAGGTTCGGCTATCATTGGTAACTATCATCATCACAGCCGCTGTGGCCTTGTTCTCGATATGCGTGTCCAAGTACCCCGTCGGTCTGGCGGAAGCGTACGGCATAGTGTACAACAACCTCCATCACATCGAACCGGTCACGTACGTGGAGAGGCTGAAGGACTACATTGTATGGGAGGGTTTCGTGCCCCGGGCCATCGCGGGGGTCCTGATCGGCGCGATACTAGCTGTCGGCGGAGCGGTCATGCAGACGATCATCAAGAACCCCCTTACCGACTCGTACACCACCGGCATATCCTCCGGTGCCCTGTTCGGGGTGACCACATTCATCGTACTGGGGTTCAGTATCGTGCCGGGGCTGACCGGGGACCTCGGAATGATAGTCAATGCGTTCGTGTTCGCTCTGGTCCCGGCATTGATAATAATGTTCTTCTCTTTGTTCCGAAGGGTCACCCCCACGGCCATGGTGCTCATCGGCATAGCGGTGATGTACATATTCAACGCCTCCACCACTCTGATGAAGTATGTGTGCACCGAGGATGACCTGGCGACGATATATGCATGGTCCGTGGGCACCTTGGGGAAGGCGACCTGGGACAGCGTCCCATACCTGCTCGGCTCGTTCATATTGATCTTTGCGGTAATGATGGTCCAGTCCAGGACCCTGAGCGTTATGTCCACCAACGACAACGTGGCCAAGACCCTGGGCATAGAACCATTGAGGGTCCGGCTGATCTGCATGCTGGTCATATCCATGACCACCGCGGTGGCCGTTTGCTTCACCGGCACCATAGGATTCGTGGGGTTGGTCTCGCCTCACATAGCCCGGATCCTGGTGGGTTCCAACGCAAGATTTCTCATCCCTTCGTCGGCGAGCATCGGGGCGTTCATGCTCATCGCCTCCGACTGCTTGGCCAGGGTCGTCGGTAACACCGGGGTGCCGGTAGGCGTGGTCACGGCTCTGTTAGGGGGGCCAGTGTTCCTGCTCATCCTGATCAAGCAGAGGAAGGGCGCCTGGTGA
- a CDS encoding ATP-binding protein translates to MSEDPILFPFTSIVGQESMKKALLLNVIDPGIGGVLIRGEKGTAKSTSVRSLARVLPQRMSVEGCVFHCDYDRPERFCTYCRQRIEAGETLSPASAPMQVVELPLSATEDRVAGTLDLEHVLKTGEKKFEPGVLAKANGNILYVDEVNLLDDHIVDLLLDSAAMGTNYVEREGVSFHHPARFVLVGTMNPEEGDLRPQLLDRFGLSVEIKGEKDIPTRTEVVKRRLAFDADPEGYVARCMNELDAVRENIVSAKALLPKVRADDAVVEMVVSTTIHFDVDGYRADITLMKAAKANAALEGRTAVTKNDIMDTAELVLSHRMRRRPFEDAGLNVEELEKCLQSL, encoded by the coding sequence ATGTCAGAGGATCCCATATTATTTCCGTTCACGAGCATCGTCGGACAGGAGAGCATGAAAAAAGCCCTCCTCCTGAACGTGATCGACCCCGGGATCGGCGGGGTCTTGATAAGAGGGGAGAAGGGGACCGCCAAGTCCACTTCGGTGAGGTCCCTGGCACGGGTCCTTCCCCAGCGCATGTCCGTGGAGGGCTGCGTGTTCCATTGCGATTATGACCGTCCGGAAAGGTTCTGCACCTACTGCCGCCAGCGGATCGAAGCGGGTGAGACGCTCTCCCCCGCGTCCGCGCCCATGCAGGTGGTCGAGCTTCCCCTGAGCGCGACGGAAGACCGTGTGGCGGGAACGCTCGACCTGGAGCACGTCCTGAAGACGGGTGAGAAGAAGTTCGAGCCGGGGGTACTGGCCAAGGCTAACGGGAACATATTGTACGTGGACGAGGTCAACCTGCTGGACGATCATATCGTGGACCTTCTCCTCGACTCCGCCGCGATGGGGACCAATTACGTAGAGAGGGAGGGCGTGTCGTTCCATCACCCTGCCAGGTTCGTGCTCGTGGGTACCATGAACCCCGAGGAAGGGGATCTTCGCCCCCAGCTGCTGGATCGGTTCGGATTGTCGGTTGAGATCAAGGGTGAGAAGGACATCCCCACGCGGACCGAGGTGGTCAAGAGGAGGCTTGCCTTCGACGCGGACCCGGAAGGGTACGTGGCTCGATGCATGAACGAACTGGATGCTGTCAGGGAGAACATCGTGTCCGCGAAGGCCCTCCTGCCGAAGGTCCGCGCCGACGATGCCGTCGTGGAGATGGTAGTATCCACTACCATCCACTTCGATGTCGATGGGTACCGGGCGGACATAACGCTCATGAAGGCCGCGAAGGCCAACGCCGCCCTGGAGGGGAGGACCGCCGTCACCAAGAATGATATCATGGACACCGCCGAGCTCGTTCTGTCCCACCGCATGAGGAGGCGCCCCTTCGAGGACGCCGGCCTCAACGTCGAGGAACTGGAGAAATGCCTCCAGAGCCTATAA